From Hippoglossus hippoglossus isolate fHipHip1 chromosome 14, fHipHip1.pri, whole genome shotgun sequence:
GCATGTTATCCATGGGTGATGGGAGgggtcttgtgtgtgtgtgtgtgtgtgtgtgtgtgtgtgaggggggtgGGCGGGGTGTGAGTTGAGTGAGAGCGGCGATGTCGGGCAGGGCGGCAGGAGTGCGGTGTCAAGGACCTCACTCAGCTGATGCCTGCGCGGACGAGCCACCACTGATTTCATGAGCTGCAGAAGAGGATTCCCGATGACAATAAGTTTTCAATAAAAAGTCGATGGGACTCTGAGacatcttttctctctctagagcgttcactttctcttttttcctgttttcttttttagcaAAAATATCATGCAGTCTTTAGTTCCAAAAACCCCTGGGGGGGAtctcgtgtttgtttgtttgtttgttcgtctgtttgtttgtttgtttcaggaggaaaaagaaactcAAAGCCTTGAAATTCTTCAGTCACAATTATTCTTAAACATTCAAGTCATCCTATTAATATTTTGTACAGCAGAAAGGTCCTTCAGATTTCACacgtgtatatataaatataatatatagaaatatgCATATACATATGTTCaatttgtatatgtgtatacaTATTTTGGAACTGTATCAAAGCCAATTTAATGTGCTCTCAAAATATGGCCCATGATTCCTAGTGGGATGCACATCAATTCACATAGTACAACCAGTAGATTAGGTTGAAAAATCCAAAGGTGATGGGGAAAATGACCCGGGACCACTTGTCAATGGTGCTAACATCTGACAGGTTGGGGATTTTCAACTTGAGCTTGGAGGAGCGTCGTCGTAGCCGACAGTTGGCCCGGCTCCGCATGGCGCTCCGGTCCAGCGAGTGGTGGCTAAAGCCATCTCTGGGCGTCATGGGCTTCCTGAATTGGACCCCGGAGCTGTCGAATGACATGACCGAATTCCGAGAGTCACTGACGCTGCTCCCCACGTCAGAAGGCATCACCTCGTTGTTCATCTCCAGCGTGGTGAGGAGGATGTTTCCGTAAGCATCCACCTGCgaggagagtggaggggggggggggaaatgagtCAGCGGGGCGGAAATGTCGAGCAGCAGCCCCCAGAATCCCCTCAGCTATAAGATTTACACTAACCCCCACCCATCCTACAAGCTGTCAAGCTAAAGCAAAATGCAGGGATGATATGGAATGTCAATTCTTGCATGCAACAAAAACAGTTAACTTACTTTAACAGATAACTATTAGTGAGTTTTCAAATAAGTGgcacaaataattaaattaaattaaattctattTCATCCGGCTATATTGTGAGACCCTGGCCTACAGCTGATATGATTTCTAAATAGATGTACCCCAACTTTTCTTTGTTCCTCGAGATACAGATTTCTTCGCTGTGTAAATGACCTGAAGGTGTTGGTTTGAAACGGCACGGAAATGGAGTCCttgcaatgtgaaagaaaaatgaagagaaCATTAAAACGGCTATGCAACACCGGCAAGTAAGCACATTTTCTAAGAATTTACTCAAATGCATAGGACATAAAGTTAACAGGAGCAAGTTTGATAAAAAGCATTTAgcacttcacacacaaaaacaactgagtgGGGGGCTTCATTCAGTCCGACTGCTTCAGCATTTGCCACGGGACAAATTGTTAAATCACCAAATTCACGTCCTGCATTTCCAGGTCTCGTCTAATTTTGTTTTGACACATGTTAAACcacaaggaggaagagagggagtgaaTGAAGCCTAcagcataaacacagacaacaacCTAAATAAGAAATGAGAATGTTTACACCACTGTTGAGTTCGATGAATCGCTATCTCAATGAAAAGGGGTATGCTCGGTAAAAAGCCTTTAGTGCTTGAGGGAGAAGCAATGGGTAATGGCTGGTGAATGCATATTGGGCTGTGGTGGCATCAGTATGCTCCTGGAAGATTACTGCAGGGAAATAACTGTGTGAATGTCTTTGGTCAAAGTGACTACTTCGAGAAATCTTATGTGCACAACACTGTTGTTTTCTACTTGAAccctgactgacacacacaagcagtaGTGAAAGAGAGGCAGTAGACGGGGTTGCAAACCTGTTCCCTCAGGCGCTTCTCTTCGTATCTTGTGCGCTCGTTGTTGGCTTTGTTCAGCCGCTCATTGATTTTCTTCTGTTGCGCAGGGCCCCGGCCAAAGAACACGTAATTTACAAAGGCATATTCAAGCAGGgccaggaacacaaacacaaaacagcccATGAGGTAGACGTCGATGGCTTTCACATACGGAATCTTTGGGAGAGTCTCCCTAAGGTGGGTGTTAATTGTTGTCATGGTAAGCACCGTTGTCACACCTgagcacagcagcacacacacaaacaaaggatTTAGCATCAGAGAGAAATTACATTGTATTcatacttttacatttacacatctGATCAACATTAATGTGGTTCAGTGATAGAGGAAGACTTCAGTTCGTCTATTTAAGTAAGAGTCACAATGCTACAACCGAGCATTAGGGGCacgtaaaagaaaaatgaatattagATTTAGAGAATAATATTCTGAGGGAAAAGTCTCAGGCTATGTGTCATTCTAGAGGGGCAATATCCGAAGATCATACTGTcgcctgtgttaaaatgaggaatgtggagaatCTTCTTAAGTTATACTTTGGCATAAGTTTCACAAATCATAAAATACTTCCATTTGACTTTCCATCAGAACTAAGTATCAGGAGAAAGTATCAGGAAACGTTTTTTGTGTATTATAAGTGTATTCTGAAGAAGTACAGACTAAGACTTAAAGGAAAGTTTCTCTTTCATtatggaggaaatgtttggtagttgTTGACTGTGTATTGTTTGTTAAATCTGCGtgatattttatagtttcacaaggagattggttcaagattttggattCAGAAGGAGGAAAACTCTGGCAAGCACGGGCTCTTCCTActactttcttttctcttttcttttctcttaacTTTAAGAGTTTCTTCTCAATTATGACTTTAATCTCATAATATTTAATCTCATAACAACTTTATACTCGTAATCTCTTGTTTTTATCATAAGTCTTACAATTAGATAATTACTCCTGATTTATTTGCATGTaattttgaatttgtatttagctttatttcagaCTCTTAGGTCCATAACAGTATAAAAATGAAATTCCATAATAAGGAATAACAGAACAATATAGTTAATCATCACGCTTTAAATACTGTCGTATCTATAACAACTTTGTTTGTAATAGCATACAAAACCTGAAACTGTAGAGTAAGTAGTACCCAAAGGTGTGATATGCAACGTATGAATTGCTAGAGATTGGTCAAATTTGCACTTAAATAAAGTCactgagtaaatgtactcagttACTGTACGTTCCACCTCTGCTGTAAAGGTGTATTATGTCATTTAATAATTTTCTGTGTTATTTATATTGATGTTTATTGTTTGATGATTTACTGTCCAAGTCCACTGTAttatcaaataaacaaaaatatatgaagAAGTCAAAAAGTAAATGTGGTCAGTGTGAAGTCTAAAAACACAGCGGTGGATGTATCTTACCCAGGGCCACCCGAGCTGCAGAGGCATCATAATTGATCCAGAAGGAGACCCAGGAGAGAATGGTGATCAGGATGGAGGGCATGTACGTCTGCAGGATGAAATATCCAATGTTCCTCTTAATCCTGAAACTTAGCGAAAGCCTTGGATATGAACCTGGAAGGAGAAACGATGGAGTGATAGCTTAGAAAAGAGCAGCACACGGGATACGTTAGCCGTCAGAAATCCTTTACAGGTGGTTAACCAAGCAGTTTTGTTGCCCAAACTTTTGCCAGGAAGGTTCTCAGCCACAAAGTCCTGAAGGCAAATGTCTCCCAATAGCGGGgcaggagtgaaaacatcaggGAGAAAGGGGAAACGTTGGCACAACATAAGAGTTCCAAAGTCTGCACTTTGACAACGCGCAGGGGTAGTCATTTCTCCATTTGTTCAGATGGAGCACTTAATTTCCCCAAAGCGATGGATTCCTTTCCAGGGACAAGTTCGATTCCAATTAAACATGGCAGAAAGTCGCAAACACGGCAGATTTTTCTGCAACCCCCTATCTCAGCAGGCAGCTCCAGCATCCCTCCGAGAATTGTCACAGAGAGCTGCTCTGCTTCCCtttttgcactttctctgtccTCTACACGTTAGACCAAAAGCGCATGTTTAGAGGGGCATAATTGCAACGCATGCTGTTACACTACAACAGGGAGGAAAACACGCGgtatgtggtggtggtggaggtatTCTACTGCACAGGAATACATCAGCTGGTTGTGCCAAAGCATTAATTAGTCTTTTGTTTGcactttaattaaaacaatcacAACAATGCAATGCTGATGCAAAAAAGCAATATAAACATCAAGGCTGGGCCGCTCCCCTACAGCTACACTAAGATATTTATGAGGTTGGAAACTATACAAATTGCTCTAAATAATAGTTAAATTCTATTTTGTGCATTCTAGCCACAGTTTTACCTACAATTTGTCACCTAAGGAAAAAAGGGTTGAGATAAGTGTGATGGTTTTAATCTAAAAGGCTATTTGCTATGGGGAACACACAATGATGAATGACCTCATCATCTCCAGGTTCCTGTAAATCTTTTAATGAATCAATACCTTAGCATACATACTTCATCAAGTCCCAGACAAACGCCTTGGATCACCCAAGTACTTTGCAGAATAATGGCTGCCACACATGGTCACAAACACGGGGATCACACCTAAATTTGACTTTTGCCTCGTTTTAAAGGCTTTAAATATCTACCATTTATTCTGAGTTGATCTAAAGTTAAAAGTGTTGAAAATAACATGTTCTTTCTGAAACTTAGATGAGATGATCAAGACCAATCTCCTTTGAATGCGCTAAATAGGAAGCAGCCGACagagttagcttagcttaacatGAGAACTGGAGAATTAGCTCCCATGTAGAGTATAACTCAGGAAAGATGTAGTAGAGCCGATGATCACACTGCTCTCCGGTATTAGATGGAGGAaagcagaaaatatataaatgtagaaatgtgaaaataaatacacaaataaatatagaaacaaacaaatgaatgaaaacatttagaaatgaataaatgtagaaatcaagaaataaatgtgtaaaaatacaaacatagcCTTTTTCATTGGAgattgtaatattttttttcatttatctacTTATgtattataaattaattaatactTAATTTATTCTAAATGTTTTGTCCATCGTAGGTCAAATCACATATAATTGTATCAATATAAATCATATACGCATGTGGTGTTAGCATGTTAAGTTGAAGTAAGTCAGTTTGCTCCGTATGTGAGGTGGAGTCATACTTGCACAAATTACAAgaacacagtgaagcagcagcagtgcaaaCCCAATTCCTCTAATTTGTTCTGTTATATTTTCCGAGCTGTCGTAGTTCTAACTCTCATAGAAACACTGACGATGAAATAAACATATCAGCGAACAAACTCTGTGACTGAATGAAGACAAGCTTGTGAGTCAGCGTCTGGTACTTAAGTTGCACTCcgtttttttaacaaatatatGGAAACGGCC
This genomic window contains:
- the gabrb4 gene encoding gamma-aminobutyric acid receptor subunit beta-4 isoform X1 produces the protein MLGRQEDQLCGIFSALAALSFVCFVQSSSTGSTGMSLAKATVDKLLKGYDIRLRPDFGGPPVIVGMSINIASIDSISEVNMDYTITMYFQQSWRDKRLAYSELNLNLTLDNRVADQLWLPDTYFLNDKKSFLHGVTVKNRMIRLHPDGTVLYGLRITTTAACMMDLRRYPLDEQNCTLEIESYGYTTDDIVFFWQGGDTAVTGVDKLELPQFSIVELRLVSREVRFITGSYPRLSLSFRIKRNIGYFILQTYMPSILITILSWVSFWINYDASAARVALGVTTVLTMTTINTHLRETLPKIPYVKAIDVYLMGCFVFVFLALLEYAFVNYVFFGRGPAQQKKINERLNKANNERTRYEEKRLREQDSISVPFQTNTFRSFTQRRNLYLEEQRKVGVDAYGNILLTTLEMNNEVMPSDVGSSVSDSRNSVMSFDSSGVQFRKPMTPRDGFSHHSLDRSAMRSRANCRLRRRSSKLKLKIPNLSDVSTIDKWSRVIFPITFGFFNLIYWLYYVN
- the gabrb4 gene encoding gamma-aminobutyric acid receptor subunit beta-4 isoform X2 — translated: MLGRQEDQLCGIFSALAALSFVCFVQSSSTGSTGMSLAKATVDKLLKGYDIRLRPDFGGPPVIVGMSINIASIDSISEVNMDYTITMYFQQSWRDKRLAYSELNLNLTLDNRVADQLWLPDTYFLNDKKSFLHGVTVKNRMIRLHPDGTVLYGLRITTTAACMMDLRRYPLDEQNCTLEIESYGYTTDDIVFFWQGGDTAVTGVDKLELPQFSIVELRLVSREVRFITGSYPRLSLSFRIKRNIGYFILQTYMPSILITILSWVSFWINYDASAARVALGVTTVLTMTTINTHLRETLPKIPYVKAIDVYLMGCFVFVFLALLEYAFVNYVFFGRGPAQQKKINERLNKANNERTRYEEKRLREQVDAYGNILLTTLEMNNEVMPSDVGSSVSDSRNSVMSFDSSGVQFRKPMTPRDGFSHHSLDRSAMRSRANCRLRRRSSKLKLKIPNLSDVSTIDKWSRVIFPITFGFFNLIYWLYYVN